The following proteins come from a genomic window of Macadamia integrifolia cultivar HAES 741 chromosome 14, SCU_Mint_v3, whole genome shotgun sequence:
- the LOC122061280 gene encoding ethylene-responsive transcription factor 4-like, producing MAPRDKSNGAVKGGSGGVTGSGKEVHFRGVRKRPWGRYAAEIRDPGKKSRVWLGTFDTAEEAARAYDAAARDFRGSKAKTNFPLPSDGNNINSNQSPSQSSTVESSSPDGFSPAPIAPPSPLDLDLLYRGAGGGNGGGAGFGLRFPIHQHSHPHQQQAAAVATAGVGVLPTAHPLFFFDAFVRSENMGMKHMNHHRLRFDPAAADFQAAFGGCGGGGAQSDSDSSSVVDFSHHSHSPPRRLDLDLNLPPPPEVA from the coding sequence ATGGCTCCTCGTGATAAGTCTAATGGGGCAGTTAAGGGAGGCAGTGGCGGAGTTACAGGTAGCGGTAAGGAGGTGCATTTTAGGGGGGTGAGGAAGAGACCATGGGGTCGTTATGCGGCGGAGATCAGGGATCCTGGGAAGAAGAGTCGTGTCTGGTTGGGAACCTTCGATACGGCGGAGGAGGCGGCGAGGGCTTACGACGCTGCCGCCAGAGATTTTCGGGGTTCTAAGGCCAAGACTAACTTCCCTTTGCCTTCTGATGGTAACAACATCAATAGCAACCAGAGTCCCAGCCAGAGCAGTACAGTTGAGTCTTCCAGCCCGGATGGTTTTTCTCCGGCACCGATCGCACCTCCCTCTCCCTTGGACCTCGATCTGCTATACCGTGGTGCTGGCGGCGGGAATGGCGGTGGCGCTGGGTTCGGCTTAAGATTTCCGATCCATCAACACTCTCATCCACATCAACAGCAGGCGGCGGCTGTGGCGACTGCCGGCGTTGGAGTATTGCCGACCGCACATCCGCTTTTCTTTTTTGACGCGTTTGTTCGGTCGGAGAACATGGGCATGAAACACATGAACCATCACCGTCTGAGGTTCGACCCAGCTGCTGCTGATTTTCAGGCTGCTTTTGGCGGTTGCGGTGGTGGAGGAGCCCAGAGCGATTCCGACTCGTCCTCAGTTGTCGATTTCAGCCACCACTCACATAGCCCTCCTAGGAGACTAGATCTTGACCTGAACCTTCCCCCTCCGCCGGAAGTTGCTTGA